The Terriglobia bacterium DNA segment CGGTGCTGCATGGCAACGCGTATGATCCGGACAAGAAAGTGACGGTGGGATTGGAGAACACCGGCGGGAAGCTGGTGATTACCGTCACCGACGAGGGCTTGGGGCTCAAGCCGGAAAATATTCCCGATCCGCTGACGCCGGAGAATTTGTTGAAGCAATCAGGACGCGGGATTTTCCTGATCCGGGCTTTTATGGACGAGGTGCGCATCCGTAACCTGGAACCGGGAACCGAGATAACCATGATCAAGAACGTCCACGGCCAGGGTGCCGAGGGCAAGGAGGCAAGCAAGTGACAATGAAATCCAACACGCGACAGGTAGATGGGGTCACGATTGTTGACCTGAGCGGGCGCATCACCCTGGGCGAAGGCAGCGTGGTGCTACGCGACTTGGTGCGCGAGCTGCTCGGCCGTGGCAACAAAAAGATCCTGCTCAACCTGGGCGACGTGACCTACATCGACAGCTCGGGAATCGGGGAGTTGGTCAGCGCCTTCACCACGGTGCGCAACGGAGGCGGCGACCTGAAGTTGCTCAACCTGACCAAGAAGGTGCACGACCTGCTGCAGATCACGAAGCTGTACACCGTGTTCGACATTAAGGACGACGAGACCGCCGCGGTTTCTTCTTTCGGCAAATAATCCTACCGGGGGCGCGGTTGTGCATCCGCGGCACGCGCAACAGGAGCGCGTACTGCGGATGCAGGCTCCAGGCTTCAGGCGAACGGTGCAAGGATTCCCGTGAAAACTTTCGCCATCCTGCTCGTCTCGACGGTGTTGTGGTCGAGCACGGCGGCGGCGAAGTGTATTCCGATGGAAGAAGCGGAGAAGCGGATCGGCGACCAGGCGTGCGTCACCGGCAAGGTGGTGAAGGTGGCGCAGAGCAAGGCTGGAACCTTCTTCCTGAATTTCTGCGAAAAATACCAGGACTGTCCGTTCACGGTCGTGGTCTTCCCTTCCAACCTGAAAGATGTGGGCGACGTGCGCG contains these protein-coding regions:
- a CDS encoding ATP-binding protein, with product MTAMRVSYRMDSTLESVNQAEEIATKMATKLGFEDEDVNRISMAVREAAVNAVLHGNAYDPDKKVTVGLENTGGKLVITVTDEGLGLKPENIPDPLTPENLLKQSGRGIFLIRAFMDEVRIRNLEPGTEITMIKNVHGQGAEGKEASK
- a CDS encoding STAS domain-containing protein — protein: MTMKSNTRQVDGVTIVDLSGRITLGEGSVVLRDLVRELLGRGNKKILLNLGDVTYIDSSGIGELVSAFTTVRNGGGDLKLLNLTKKVHDLLQITKLYTVFDIKDDETAAVSSFGK